Proteins encoded together in one Carya illinoinensis cultivar Pawnee chromosome 3, C.illinoinensisPawnee_v1, whole genome shotgun sequence window:
- the LOC122304528 gene encoding uncharacterized protein LOC122304528 — translation MEKLQEMWETFQLNDEEGEAIELEEEGSSEVQRKGERSLIGKIWSERVIGKNIVENTMGRVWRLSKPAIFTEVGRNVFVITFATHADKNRVESGRPWLFDGNIFVMNVFDGYTPLGHMSFDKAAMWVQFHNLPLAGMSKECGIRLGSSLGEVEEVEEVEVDVDDVGWGSFLRVRICLDLTKPLARGRTIKLQGVQTWVPITYEKLPRFCLDCGRIIHGEMKCNSAAGIKSDTKQFGSWLRADGGVRRFPYSPRRGDTMAGKSRSSEEGQPEGSKEGDNSAVNVNRNGADFQEPFDQNGEYSGPFDCGVKNSNEVAGGLMAEADFVGRTSDQMTRRDYGISVTQVSEAEGNGNLNVIRVESSVVGQVTVEASQAHVSIGNQAQLPAGTIHPPRRSTRSTWKKRARATGMSTLSQNANTCRKRQADNGDKAVYTNFVHDNKKKLKLAEMDVRGKGKIGESMVKQVGENKLTLAEAVIQPCRPQ, via the coding sequence ATGGAGAAACTTCAGGAGATGTGGGAAACTTTTCAGTTGAATGATGAAGAAGGGGAGGCAATAGAGCTTGAGGAGGAAGGTAGTTCGGAAGTGCAGAGAAAGGGTGAACGCAGTTTGATTGGTAAGATATGGTCGGAGAGGGTGATCGGGAAGAATATAGTCGAAAATACTATGGGCAGGGTGTGGAGGCTAAGTAAACCAGCCATTTTCACAGAAGTGGGACGTAATGTTTTTGTGATTACCTTCGCTACTCATGCTGATAAGAACCGAGTGGAGAGTGGGCGTCCATGGCTGTTTGATGGTAACATTTTTGTTATGAATGTGTTTGATGGGTATACTCCCTTGGGTCACATGTCATTTGATAAGGCAGCAATGTGGGTGCAGTTCCATAATTTACCATTGGCAGGAATGTCTAAGGAGTGTGGGATTAGGCTCGGAAGCTCGCTAGGGGAGGtggaggaggtggaggaggTGGAAGTGGATGTGGATGATGTGGGATGGGGGTCTTTTCTTAGAGTGAGGATCTGTTTGGATCTAACAAAGCCTCTAGCACGAGGTCGTACCATTAAACTGCAAGGAGTTCAAACATGGGTCCCGATTACTTATGAAAAATTGCCACGGTTCTGCCTTGATTGTGGAAGGATTATCCATGGCGAGATGAAGTGTAACTCTGCTGCTGGAATTAAAAGTGATACCAAACAGTTTGGTAGTTGGCTGCGCGCGGATGGAGGAGTACGTAGATTTCCATATAGTCCTCGCCGAGGAGATACCATGGCTGGTAAGAGTAGATCATCGGAGGAAGGCCAGCCGGAGGGGTCGAAGGAGGGAGACAACAGTGCTGTTAATGTGAATCGTAACGGTGCTGATTTTCAGGAACCGTTTGATCAGAATGGCGAATATTCAGGACCTTTTGATTGCGGAGTGAAGAATTCTAATGAGGTGGCAGGAGGCTTGATGGCTGAAGCTGATTTTGTGGGAAGGACTTCGGATCAGATGACTCGTCGCGATTATGGCATTTCAGTTACGCAGGTCTCGGAGGCTGAAGGTAACGGTAATTTGAATGTAATACGTGTGGAGTCTTCTGTGGTGGGCCAGGTGACAGTTGAGGCCTCTCAAGCCCATGTTTCTATTGGTAACCAAGCCCAGTTGCCTGCTGGAACAATACATCCTCCGAGAAGATCTACTCGATCAACCTGGAAAAAACGTGCTAGAGCCACAGGTATGAGTACTTTGTCACAGAATGCTAATACCTGTAGGAAAAGGCAGGCTGATAATGGTGACAAGGCTGTTTACACAAACTTTGTGCatgataataaaaagaaattaaaactggCAGAGATGGATGTAAGAGGGAAAGGAAAGATAGGAGAAAGTATGGTTAAGCAGGTTGGTGAGAATAAGTTGACATTGGCAGAGGCTGTTATACAGCCCTGCCGACCTCAATGA
- the LOC122303411 gene encoding receptor-like protein EIX2 — protein MGRYSTHIILAFAAFFLQISFLCWGATSSLGCIEAERLALLKFKDSLINGSLNRLSSWTGKDCCTWEGIACNNDARNVIKLDLHNPVHADSNGYFIEVSNQLKAKAVNSSLLELKYLEHLDLSWNDFMGSPIPTFFGSLQRLRYLNLSNARFNGVVPDQLGILSMLHDLDLSSGPSEYEFQLSVRNLQWLSHLSSLRRLDLSWVNLQNASDLVQVLNKIPLLVHLRLSSCGLGNHVDLFHDYVNSTFLEHFDVSVNKLQGPIPDIIQHMSALKFLDLSTNILDSTIPLWLADLKSLVHLNVGYNNLSGEIPNALGNLASLLVLDLSFNSFVGGIPSSLWNLCSLKVLDLTMNRLNETISDPSKDASGCIGSSLEKLSLRWNKVSTPLPDWFSRFENLKILDLANNSFYGPIPASYGRLSNLRMLDFSHNHLNGTVPESFGQLSLLEKLLMSTNSLRGTMSELHFANLSRLEELDISINSLVLQVNPDWVPPFQLNYINMRSCIIGPQFPAWLQMQKRITTLYLSNTSISDVLPRWFPNLKFSYLDLSFNHIRGRLPTFLKPDSVYMNLYLSSNKIEGPLIAFPSILNRLDLTDNLISGPIPQDIGNRTPTLDNLLLSGNQITGSIPESLCKINTLRVLDLSKNRLYGDIPDCWSDFKILVVLDFSANNLSGVIPISLGNATSLQSLHLSNNTLQGGLPSSLKNCTSMVILDSGENGLSGNIPRWIGENMLSLEILRLRSNKFDGTIPLEICRLAELQVLDLAQNNLSGTIPTCFGNLKGMTTGVRTSDIGIYLWSTTYGENMVQFMKGKQLEYTKTLKYLINMDLSSNTLMGTIPEELAILVRLRGLNLSNNQLTGNMPAMIGNIRSLESLDLSSNQLSGSIPPSMSALTSLSHLNLSYNDLSGGIPSGNQLQTLDDPSIYIGNSELCGFPLPKCASDEPPPSPNEVEDEGNGSEMKWFYISMSAGYVTGLWGVLGVMLYKKNWRDAYFNFVDDVKEKTISAFRKRGATPSRRSRSNHMEWSW, from the exons ATGGGGCGCTACAGCACCCATATCATCCTTGCGTTTGCTGCTTTCTTCCTTCAAATCTCATTCTTGTGTTGGGGTGCAACCTCAAGTCTTGGCTGCATAGAAGCTGAGAGACTGGCTCTTCTGAAGTTCAAAGACAGCCTCATCAATGGCAGCCTGAATCGGCTCTCTTCGTGGACAGGCAAAGATTGTTGTACATGGGAAGGAATTGCTTGTAACAATGACGCCAGAAATGTTATCAAGCTTGACCTCCACAATCCGGTTCATGCAGATTCGAATGGATACTTCATTGAAGTTTCCAATCAGTTAAAAGCCAAAGCCGTCAACTCATCCTTGTTGGAGTTGAAATATTTGGAGCACTTGGACTTGAGCTGGAACGATTTCATGGGAAGCCCCATTCCCACTTTCTTTGGTTCATTGCAAAGATTACGATATCTTAATCTGTCTAATGCTCGCTTCAATGGAGTAGTTCCTGATCAACTCGGTATTCTCTCTATGCTGCATGATCTTGATCTTAGTAGCGGTCCAAGTGAATATGAATTTCAGCTCTCAGTCCGTAACCTTCAATGGCTTTCCCATCTTTCATCTTTGCGACGCCTCGACTTGAGCTGGGTGAATCTTCAGAACGCCTCTGACTTGGTTCAGGTACTCAACAAGATTCCCTTGTTGGTTCATTTACGCTTGTCATCATGTGGTCTTGGAAATCATGTTGATCTGTTCCATGATTATGTTAATTCCACGTTTCTTGAGCACTTTGATGTCAGTGTAAACAAACTTCAAGGTCCTATCCCTGATATTATTCAGCACATGAGCGCGCTCAAATTCCTTGATCTTTCAACCAATATACTTGATTCTACAATTCCTCTGTGGTTGGCTGACCTGAAAAGCCTTGTGCATCTCAATGTTGGCTATAATAACTTAAGTGGTGAAATCCCAAATGCTTTGGGAAACCTTGCTTCTCTTCTAGTCCTAGACCTGTCTTTTAATTCGTTTGTGGGAGGCATACCAAGTTCTTTGTGGAATCTTTGTAGCTTGAAAGTGTTAGATTTAACCATGAACAGATTGAATGAAACAATATCAGACCCTTCTAAAGATGCATCTGGATGCATTGGAAGCAGTCTAGAGAAACTGAGTTTGAGATGGAACAAGGTTAGCACTCCTTTACCCGATTGGTTTTCTCGGTTTGAGAATCTAAAAATCCTTGATCTTGCAAACAACTCATTCTATGGTCCGATTCCAGCATCATATGGAAGATTGTCCAACTTGAGAATGTTGGATTTTTCTCACAATCATCTAAATGGAACAGTTCCAGAATCTTTTGGGCAACTTTCTTTGCTTGAGAAATTACTCATGTCAACCAATTCCTTGCGAGGAACCATGTCCGAACTCCACTTTGCTAACCTCTCAAGATTAGAAGAATTAGACATTAGTATCAACTCTCTGGTTCTGCAAGTAAATCCTGACTGGGTCCCCCCATTTCAACTCAATTACATAAACATGAGGTCTTGCATTATTGGGCCTCAATTTCCTGCTTGGCTTCAAATGCAAAAAAGGATCACCACACTATATCTCTCCAACACAAGCATCTCAGATGTTCTGCCTCGGTGGTTTCCCAACCTGAAATTTTCCTATTTGGACCTATCCTTCAACCACATCAGGGGCAGGCTGCCAACATTTTTGAAGCCAGATTCTGTCTACATGAATCTGTACTTGAGTTCAAACAAAATCGAAGGCCCCCTGATAGCTTTTCCTTCTATTTTGAACAGATTGGATCTCACTGACAACTTAATATCAGGTCCAATTCCACAAGATATAGGCAACAGGACACCTACATTGGACAATTTACTCCTCTCTGGCAATCAAATAACTGGTTCTATTCCAGAGTCGTTGTGCAAAATAAATACCCTGCGAGTTCTTGATCTCTCAAAAAACAGGTTATATGGTGATATTCCAGATTGCTGGAGCGATTTCaagattttggttgttctagaTTTTTCAGCCAACAATCTTTCTGGGGTCATCCCAATCTCATTAGGAAATGCAACATCATTGCAGTCTTTGCACCTGAGCAATAACACTCTCCAGGGAGGGCTGCCATCATCCTTGAAAAATTGTACAAGCATGGTTATTTTAGACTCTGGTGAAAATGGATTATCTGGAAATATACCTAGATGGATTGGAGAGAATATGTTGAGCCTTGAAATTCTTCGTCTACGATCAAATAAATTTGatggcactattcctttagaaATCTGCCGCCTCGCTGAGCTTCAGGTTCTGGACCTCGCGCAGAATAATCTATCAGGAACAATTCCTACTTGTTTTGGCAATTTAAAGGGCATGACAACAGGGGTCAGGACAAGTGATATTGGTATCTATTTATGGTCAACTACGTATGGAGAAAACATGGTTCAGTTCATGAAAGGGAAACAACTCGAGTACACCAAGACGCTGAAGTACCTAATTAATATGGATCTCTCGAGTAATACACTGATGGGAACCATCCCAGAAGAGTTGGCAATCCTTGTACGACTACGTGGCTTGAACTTGTCCAATAATCAGTTGACAGGGAATATGCCTGCCATGATTGGCAACATAAGATCATTAGAATCTCTGGACTTGTCTAGCAACCAGCTTTCTGGCTCAATTCCACCAAGCATGTCTGCCCTGACTTCTCTAAGCCATTTGAACTTGTCCTACAATGACCTGTCAGGAGGAATCCCATCAGGCAATCAGCTGCAAACCTTGGATGATCCTTCCATTTACATTGGAAACTCTGAACTCTGTGGCTTTCCGTTACCGAAGTGTGCAAGCGAtgagccacctccatctcccaATGAAGTTGAAGATGAAGGAAATGGATCTGAAATGAAATGGTTTTACATCTCTATGTCTGCAGGGTACGTGACTGGATTGTGGGGAGTTCTTGGTGTCATGCTGTACAAGAAGAATTGGAGAGATGCATATTTCAACTTTGTGGATGATGTCAAAGAGAAGACAATCTCAGCATTTAGAAAAAGGGGGGCCACGCCAAGTAGAAGGTCCAGGAGCAACCACATGGAATGGAGCTG GTAA